Part of the Aureitalea marina genome, CGCTGTCCCGTTTGGCCAGGTAATCGTTTACGGTTACCAGGTGAACACCATTTCCGGCCAGGGCGTTGAGGTAAACAGGCAGTGTTGCTACCAAGGTCTTTCCTTCCCCGGTTTGCATCTCGGCTACCTTCCCTTGATGAAGGGCGATACCCCCGATAAGCTGCACATCGTAGTGAACCATGTCCCAGGTCACCTCTTTTCCTGCGGCATCCCAACTGTTGGACCAGATGGCATTTTCGTTGTCCAGGGTTACATAATCTTTGGCTCCAGAAAGTTCTCTGTCAAAGGGAGTAGCGGTAACCTCGAGGGTTGTATTGTCTTTGAATCGCTGGGCAGTTTCTTTGACCACGGCAAAAGCCTCGGGCAGTATAGATTCCAGCGTTGCCTTTTCTATTTCGTACAGCTCGTCCTTCAGTCCATCGATCTGGTTGTAGACTGCTTCTTTCTCGTCTATGTCTTCCAACTCGTCGGCCTGATTGTTCAGGTCGTCGATCTGCTGCTGCAGCTCTTTCTGATCGTCTTTTATCTGCTGACGGAACTTATCCGACTTGGCCCGGAGTTCGTCCAGGGACAAGGAAGCCATTTCCGCTTCAAATTTTTTGATCTCTTTGACTAGGGGTTGGATCTCCCCAATATCTTTTTTGGATTTGTCACCGACAAATACCTTGAGTACATTATCTAAAATTCCCATGTTCTATTCTTGGTTTTTGGCAACGGGAGTCTTGTTTTACTGCCATTTTCAGGAAGTACAAAAAAACGCCAAAAAATAGACTCCGCCAAAGCTTTAACGGTTTTTAGGAGCCAATAATGCTCCCAAAAAAAAAGCCTCGCTAGCGAGACTTTTTATGTTAGTTTGGTTTAGTATTCATCTTCGTTCCACAGATAATCTTCATCTGTGGGATAGTCCGGCCAGATCTCTTCGATCGAGTCGTAGGAATCTCCTTCATCTTCGATCGCTTGCAGGTTTTCAACAACCTCTAGGGGAGCTCCTGTTCGGATCGCATAATCGATCAATTCGTCCTTGGTCGCCGGCCAGGGGGCATCGCTTAAATAAGATGCCAGTTCTAAGGTCCAATACATGACAAACAGGTTTAATTTTCCTGCAAAAATATATTTTTCGATTAAAAAGTCAAGAAAAATCGAAATTATTTACACGTCGTGAAAAAGAACATTTGTAAAGTATTGAAAAACAATATCTTACAAAGGCTATTGAGATGGGCTTAGTACTTCTCAGGCACCCATTTTATCTCGTTTGCCTGCAGATCATGGGACAACTTCCGTGCCAGTACAAAGAGATAGTCAGAAAGTCGGTTAAGATATTGCAATACCCGGGTGTCAATCCCCTCATTTTCATGTAGCAAGGTGGCTAAACGCTCGGCTCTTCGGCAAACACAGCGGGCAATATGACAATATGACACCGTAGTATGTCCTCCGGGCAGGACGAAGTGGGTCATAGGAGGAAGCGCATCGTTCATTTGATCCATCTCCTTTTCGAGAAATTCGATATCCCCTTCACTGATCTTGGGAATATTTAAGCGCTCCTTTCCACTTTTCAGGACAGCTTTCTCCGGGTCGGTAGCCAGGATGGCGCCGACGGTAAATAGTTTATCCTGAACCCCGATAAGAACATCCTGGTAGTGTGGATTGATCTCCTGATCCCGGATAAGTCCGAGGTGAGAATTAAGCTCGTCCACGGTTCCATAGGATTCGATCCTGACATGGTGTTTGGGTACTCGTGTACCACCGAAGAGAGCAGTGGTCCCCTGATCTCCTGTTTTGGTGTAGATCTTCATAGCAAATTCTATTGAGTGGTATCCCTTCCGGAATTATCTTCTTTGTTCCGCTCCTCTTTTCGCTCGTAATAACCAGTTCTAAAACTCCTCCGCCTGCGGGCACTGGCCCTGCTGGTATTGGTCTTGTTCCAGAAGTAGAGCACCATGATCAGCAAGGCGCCGCCAACGATCAAAACAATAGGATTGGAGAGGTCCACATTCATGGACTAAAGATAACTATTTGGTGCGGATATCGCTTTCTACCATACCGTCTTTGAGGCGGATCACTCGATGAGCATGTTCGGCTATGTCCTCTTCGTGAGTAACAATGATCACGGTATTTCCCGCAGAGTGGATCTCGTCAAACAGATCCATGATCTCGGCCGAGGTCTTGGAATCCAGGTTACCGGTAGGCTCATCCGCTAAAATGATGGAGGGCTTATTGACCAGGGCTCTCCCTACGGCGACCCGCTGGCGCTGACCCCCGGAAAGCTGATTGGGCTTGTGGTCCATTCGGTCTGCCAATCCCACATCCGTCAATACTTCCGAAGCGCGATCCGCGCGTTGGCTTTTACTGGCCCCTGCGTAGATCATAGGAAGTGCTACATTTTCGAGAGCGGTTGTCCGAGGTAATAGATTAAAAGTCTGAAACACAAAACCGATCTCGGTATTCCGGATATCGGCCAATTCATCGTCCGACATATTACTCACGTCTTTGCCATTCAGAAGATAGGAACCAGAAGTCGGAGTGTCCAGACATCCCAATAGGTTCATCAGGGTCGATTTCCCGGAACCAGATGGTCCCATTAGGGCGACATATTCACCTTTTTCAATATCCAGGTCTATCCCTTTCAGGACTTTTACAACCTCTTGTCCGAGTGGAAAATCTCGTTTGATTTCCCTGATCTTGATCACTGAGTTCATAGACTACGCGATGGTAAAGCGTGAAGCAAATTAGTTAATTTTTGTATTAGACGCCTAATGTGCCTCCCTGTTACACCCTGAGGTAAAAATGCTGCTTCTCTTGCTCTCTTCTAAAGAAGGCAATGCCCCATCCAAAGCTGTCAATGCTTACACTAATTCTTGGGTTCTGTCTGATCTCTTCCCAGGCTCGGGTCATTTCTTGGCTCCAATAGATATCGTCGAAGATCATCATTCCGTTTTCCGTACAGTTCGCCTCGAACCGATCAAAGGCGGCCATGGTGCCTGCATAACTGTGGTCTCCATCGATATAAATAAGGTCGAATCGTTCTTCCTCGAGGGTCTCAAAGAATTCCTCAAATGACTGCCTTCTAAGATCAATTCCATCTACACCGGTATGAAGCCATTCTGCTTCGGCAACATGGGCTGTATTAGGACAGCCTTCAACCGTTACCAAGTGAACTTCGGGGCAAGCCAATTTAATGGCCAGACTACCCATTCCTAATGAAGTTCCCAATTCCAGAGCAGAACCTATGTTGAAATACCGGCACAATCTGAAAAGTAGTTGCTGTCTATGACTACCGATCCCCGCATTTCTGGCAACGGATCGTACACTTCTCACATCCGACCGAAATACCCTGGATCCCGCTCCCAAGTCAGTTACCTCAATGGCATCCCGCCGATTTAATAAGGCCATTCGGTGTTGCTCCAAGATCTTGTACTCCGGATAACGGTTTCTATCCTTAACACATCTTTGTTGGAACTCATACACAAAAGGGGAGTGGATTCCGTGGAGGTGCAGAGACTTTGTTAAGAATCTTAGATATGCCAGAGCTATTTTTAGCATAGTACAGGGTTTGTGCGAAGATAGATTTTTTGGTGATTCGTGATTCGTGAGTGGTGAATGGGAGGGTATATTCTTATTAACTACTACCTATCACGGGGTGAATTTACCTACTTTCTCAAGCCCAGAAGCAGTTTTCTTAGTCTGGTTATTTTAAGCTCAGTTGGGGTTGTTTGTTCAATGTATCCAAGGTCATAGGATATTAAGATCAGGGTTTCCAATTCGGCAAGAGATCCTAAAGCAATATGAATAAAATGAGAAAGCTCTTTATCACTTTTCCTCGCACAACCTTCTGCTATATTGGAAGGTACATAAACTGCAGCTCTTCTTGCTTGACGGGTAATTCCGTATTGTTCTTGTTTTGGGAAAGTCTGAGTGATTGAATAAATTGATCGGGTCAGTTCCATGGCCGTTGTCCATGTTGTCAGGGTTTTGTGATCCATTTTTTAGACCAGATTAGGCAAGAAATCAAAAATATCTAAGAATTGTAAATCGCTATTCACAAATAACGAATCACCATTCACGAATCACGACTCACGACTCCCGCTTTTCTTCTAATTCCATCCAGCGTTCTGTCTTCTCATCCAACTGCTGAATGATGTCCGCTAATTTCCTGGACTGCTTATCGATCTCATCCCCGGACCAGTTCTCCGTCGCAAAGAGCCCCTCCAGCTTCTCTTTTTCAAGCTCAAGTTTGGCTATTTCCTTTTCCAGCTTCCGGTGTTCTTTTTGCTCCTGGTAACTCAAACTTGCCCCTTCTTTATTTTCCTTCCAGTTACTCTTTTGCGGTTGCTTTGATGATTCCTTTTTTGGCGGGTTCAGTAAGCGATACTCCCGAAGATCCGAATAATTCCCGGGGAAGTCCTTTATTTCTCTCCCGTCCAGCACAAATAAGTGATCCACGATCTTATCCATAAAATATCGGTCGTGGGAAACTACGAGCACACAACCCGGAAAGTCCAGCAAGAAATTCTCTAATACATTCAAGGTCACAATGTCCAGGTCGTTGGTGGGTTCGTCCAGGATGAGGAAGTTGGGATTACCGATGAGCACGGTGCAGAGGTAGAGCCGTTTTTTCTCTCCTCCACTCAGTTTTTCGACATAGTCGTATTGTTGCTTACGGTCAAACAGAAAACGCTCCAGGAGTTGACTTGCAGAGATCTGTTTCCCCTTCTTCAGCGGAATATAATCCCCAAACTCCCTGATCTGATCAATGACCTTCATACCGGGTTTTAGCTCGATACCGGCCTGGCTGTAGTGCCCAAACTTGACTGTTTCACCGACAACCACCTTTCCGCTATCCGGCTTGTCAGAACCTGTGATCAAACGGAGTAAGGAAGTTTTTCCGCTGCCGTTCTTTCCAATGATACCTACTCGTTCGTCTTGGAGAAAGTTATAGCTGAAGCCGCTAAATAATTCATTTTCAGGATAGGACTTGCTAATGTTGTGCAGCTCGACCACCTTGGTCCCCAAGCGTTCCATATTGATCTCCAATTGCACCACATGCTCTTTTCTGCGATTGCGTGAGCGTTCCTTGATATTGGAGAACTCATCGATCCTGGATTTGCTTTTCGTGGTTCTGGCCTTGGGTTGTCGCCTCATCCACTCCAATTCCTTTTTATAAAGTTGTCTGGCCTTTCCCAGTTCGACCTTTTCCTGTTGGATCCTCGCTTCTCTCTTTTCCAGGAAGTAGGAATAATTTCCTTTGTAGGTGTAGAGTTTTCCCTGGTCCAGCTCGATGATCTCATTGCATACACGGTCCAGGAAGTAGCGATCGTGAGTGATCAGGAGCAGGCTCAATTTTTCCCGATTCAACCATTCCTCCAGCCATTCGATCATTTCCAAGTCCAGATGGTTGGTCGGTTCGTCCATCAAAAGCAGGTCTGGATCCCGCAGAAGTGCATTGGCCAGGGCCAAGCGCTTCTTTTGGCCACCGGACAGATTCTTTACTTTTTGATCGATGGGGTCCAGCATCAGGCGTGAAAGCAACTGCTTGTAACGCGTCTCAAAATCCCAGCCTTGGGCCGCCTCCATGGCGTCTGTGGCCTTTTCCAGGGCTTCAATATCATCTGGATCGGATAAGGCTGATTGATAGTCTTCAATGACCTTTAGAACTGGTTTATCATCGGCA contains:
- a CDS encoding DUF2795 domain-containing protein; translated protein: MYWTLELASYLSDAPWPATKDELIDYAIRTGAPLEVVENLQAIEDEGDSYDSIEEIWPDYPTDEDYLWNEDEY
- a CDS encoding cob(I)yrinic acid a,c-diamide adenosyltransferase, translated to MKIYTKTGDQGTTALFGGTRVPKHHVRIESYGTVDELNSHLGLIRDQEINPHYQDVLIGVQDKLFTVGAILATDPEKAVLKSGKERLNIPKISEGDIEFLEKEMDQMNDALPPMTHFVLPGGHTTVSYCHIARCVCRRAERLATLLHENEGIDTRVLQYLNRLSDYLFVLARKLSHDLQANEIKWVPEKY
- a CDS encoding ABC transporter ATP-binding protein, yielding MNSVIKIREIKRDFPLGQEVVKVLKGIDLDIEKGEYVALMGPSGSGKSTLMNLLGCLDTPTSGSYLLNGKDVSNMSDDELADIRNTEIGFVFQTFNLLPRTTALENVALPMIYAGASKSQRADRASEVLTDVGLADRMDHKPNQLSGGQRQRVAVGRALVNKPSIILADEPTGNLDSKTSAEIMDLFDEIHSAGNTVIIVTHEEDIAEHAHRVIRLKDGMVESDIRTK
- a CDS encoding O-methyltransferase encodes the protein MLKIALAYLRFLTKSLHLHGIHSPFVYEFQQRCVKDRNRYPEYKILEQHRMALLNRRDAIEVTDLGAGSRVFRSDVRSVRSVARNAGIGSHRQQLLFRLCRYFNIGSALELGTSLGMGSLAIKLACPEVHLVTVEGCPNTAHVAEAEWLHTGVDGIDLRRQSFEEFFETLEEERFDLIYIDGDHSYAGTMAAFDRFEANCTENGMMIFDDIYWSQEMTRAWEEIRQNPRISVSIDSFGWGIAFFRREQEKQHFYLRV
- a CDS encoding four helix bundle protein — its product is MDHKTLTTWTTAMELTRSIYSITQTFPKQEQYGITRQARRAAVYVPSNIAEGCARKSDKELSHFIHIALGSLAELETLILISYDLGYIEQTTPTELKITRLRKLLLGLRK
- a CDS encoding ABC-F family ATP-binding cassette domain-containing protein, which translates into the protein MNLATVEYIAKSFGERVLLQDISFGINAGQKIGLVAGNGSGKTTLLRIIAGLDQADKGQVVFRKGITMALLEQEPDLDQDLTIEQTIFADDKPVLKVIEDYQSALSDPDDIEALEKATDAMEAAQGWDFETRYKQLLSRLMLDPIDQKVKNLSGGQKKRLALANALLRDPDLLLMDEPTNHLDLEMIEWLEEWLNREKLSLLLITHDRYFLDRVCNEIIELDQGKLYTYKGNYSYFLEKREARIQQEKVELGKARQLYKKELEWMRRQPKARTTKSKSRIDEFSNIKERSRNRRKEHVVQLEINMERLGTKVVELHNISKSYPENELFSGFSYNFLQDERVGIIGKNGSGKTSLLRLITGSDKPDSGKVVVGETVKFGHYSQAGIELKPGMKVIDQIREFGDYIPLKKGKQISASQLLERFLFDRKQQYDYVEKLSGGEKKRLYLCTVLIGNPNFLILDEPTNDLDIVTLNVLENFLLDFPGCVLVVSHDRYFMDKIVDHLFVLDGREIKDFPGNYSDLREYRLLNPPKKESSKQPQKSNWKENKEGASLSYQEQKEHRKLEKEIAKLELEKEKLEGLFATENWSGDEIDKQSRKLADIIQQLDEKTERWMELEEKRES